A DNA window from Hevea brasiliensis isolate MT/VB/25A 57/8 chromosome 2, ASM3005281v1, whole genome shotgun sequence contains the following coding sequences:
- the LOC131172496 gene encoding patatin-like protein 2, whose amino-acid sequence METPRSPLLQTPRSPLQPPTYGNLITILSIDGGGIRGIIPGTILGFLESELQKLDGEDARLADYFDVIAGTSTGGLVTAMLTAPNEKNRPLFAAKDITDFYLEHCPKIFHQDGSPFAPVANLVRALTGPKYDGKYLHQIVKEKLGDIRLDQTLTNVVIPTFDIKHLQPTVFSTYEVKKNPSINALLSDICIATSAAPTYLPAHRFETKDSTGEVREFHLIDGGVAANNPALLAMNAVMKEIKSDNSDFLLPMKPTDYNRFLVLSLGTGSPKHEEKYRADDAAKWGLLGWLNSEHSTPLVDIFMQASSDMVDFHISTVFKALEHSEDNYIRIQDDTLSGNLSSVDIATEENLKNLVKVGEELLKKRVARVNLDTGAFEPAYEATNEEALKKLANILSEEKQLREGRSAQGQVDAPK is encoded by the exons ATGGAAACTCCAAGATCACCCCTGCTGCAAACTCCAAGATCTCCCCTTCAGCCTCCAACTTACGGAAACTTAATCACCATTCTTAGCATCGATGGTGGTGGAATAAGAGGAATCATACCAGGAACAATCCTTGGCTTTTTAGAGTCTGAGCTTCAG AAATTGGATGGAGAGGATGCAAGATTGGCAGACTATTTTGATGTGATCGCAGGAACTAGCACTGGTGGCCTCGTGACTGCTATGCTCACCGCACCAAATGAGAAAAATCGACCTTTGTTTGCTGCCAAGGACATCACAGATTTCTATCTAGAGCATTGCCCTAAAATCTTCCACCAAGACGG TTCCCCCTTTGCTCCTGTGGCCAATCTGGTCCGGGCACTGACAGGACCCAAGTACGATGGCAAATATTTACACCAAATTGTGAAGGAAAAGTTAGGAGATATAAGACTCGACCAGACATTGACAAATGTTGTCATCCCAACGTTTGATATCAAGCACCTCCAACCAACTGTCTTCTCCACCTATGAG GTGAAGAAAAACCCATCCATTAATGCCCTTCTCTCCGATATATGCATTGCAACTTCAGCTGCCCCAACTTATCTCCCAGCCCACCGTTTCGAAACCAAGGATTCCACAGGCGAAGTGAGGGAATTCCATCTCATTGATGGCGGCGTGGCTGCTAATAATCCG GCTTTGCTGGCTATGAATGCTgtaatgaaagaaattaaaagcGATAACTCAGACTTCTTATTGCCCATGAAGCCAACAGACTATAATCGATTTCTGGTGTTATCCTTGGGGACGGGTTCACCAAAGCATGAAGAAAAATATCGTGCTGATGATGCAGCTAAGTGGGGTTTGTTGGGATGGTTAAACAGCGAACACTCCACTCCCTTGGTGGATATTTTTATGCAAGCCAGCAGCGACATGGTTGATTTTCACATTTCCACCGTTTTTAAGGCTCTCGAACACTCCGAAGATAATTACATACGAATTCAGGACGATACACTAAGTGGAAACCTCTCTTCTGTGGATATTGCCACTGAAGAAAACTTAAAGAATCTTGTAAAAGTGGGTGAGGAGCTGCTCAAAAAACGAGTTGCCAGGGTGAACTTGGACACCGGTGCCTTCGAGCCTGCTTACGAGGCTACAAACGAAGAGGCTCTCAAGAA GTTGGCTAACATTCTCTCCGAAGAGAAGCAGCTTCGTGAAGGTAGATCAGCACAAGGACAAGTTGATGCTCCTAAATGA